Proteins co-encoded in one Pseudophryne corroboree isolate aPseCor3 chromosome 1, aPseCor3.hap2, whole genome shotgun sequence genomic window:
- the LOC135065460 gene encoding modulator of apoptosis 1-like — translation MEGISKEDVFRWCREKDIDVECSFGLRGNLTSASEDSMLNAVKFLYGVSEPSIVDKWKGSKGTITAILITNKNPLDPMLLPGMVVVDGVPGWKVHLVWPERNASGEDVPSGDEQGTGEQQFGCGVLNTSPDTDQLTHPEEAVENQVETVMGKMVSHLERWHFEGVYRRLRIFSGITPVPAGEETYELWREAATQHSEEWQCPEHIKRQRVVESLRGPAMGVIQATRRSNPTATLKDYVEALDFSFGTLEDVGDLLARLNHTYQEPGETLTHYVYRVDRLIYKIVDKGGIEKEAVDRRRLIKLNIYRI, via the coding sequence ATGGAGGGGATTAGTAAGGAAGATGTTTTTCGTTGGTGCAGAGAGAAGGATATAGATGTCGAATGTAGCTTTGGATTGAGAGGAAATTTGACCAGTGCTAGTGAGGATAGTATGCTCAACGCGGTGAAATTTCTTTATGGAGTTAGTGAACCAAGTATTGTCGATAAATGGAAAGGGTCCAAAGGTACTATTACCGCTATTTTAATCACTAATAAGAACCCACTAGATCCAATGTTACTCCCTGGCATGGTGGTGGTGGATGGAGTCCCGGGATGGAAAGTCCACCTGGTATGGCCTGAAAGGAACGCAAGTGGAGAAGATGTCCCATCAGGTGATGAACAAGGAACTGGGGAACAACAATTCGGATGTGGTGTCTTGAACACCAGCCCTGATACTGATCAACTCACCCACCCCGAGGAAGCTGTGGAGAATCAGGTAGAAACTGTCATGGGCAAGATGGTTAGCCACTTGGAGAGGTGGCACTTCGAAGGCGTATATCGTCGACTTAGGATATTCTCAGGAATCACACCGGTACCAGCGGGGGAGGAGACCTACGAGCTGTGGAGGGAGGCTGCCACACAACATTCCGAAGAGTGGCAGTGCCCTGAACATATTAAACGGCAGCGGGTGGTTGAAAGCCTACGAGGGCCtgctatgggggtgattcaagcCACCAGGAGGAGCAATCCCACTGCTACTCTGAAAGACTATGTGGAGGCACTAGATTTTTCCTTTGGTACCTTGGAAGACGTAGGTGATCTACTGGCTCGACTCAACCATACATACCAGGAGCCAGGAGAAACCTTGACACATTACGTGTATAGAGTCGATAGGTTAATATACAAGATTGTAGATAAAGGGGGGATCGAGAAGGAGGCGGTGGACAGAAGaagactgataaagctaaatatttatcgtatataa